TTCGGTCTGATTTGATCAGAATTcagtttggaaaaaagaaagataaacaCGTGGAGTAGTCATCTTCAAGAACTCTAAGTAGAGGTTATAGTAGCTTTCCTTGTCTGAGTAACCTCTGTGCATTTCATTGTCCAGAATTTAACAAGCAGCAGCCTTTCCTCTAGATAAATAGAGGTGGAGATTACAGATGCATCACCAAACCAAGGCAtaaagtaaatgaaataaaaaaactaaCATATCAAGTAATAAATAAGAACTCTAACAAATCTGTAGATAGGCATGGTAAATGCTAAACGTTGCTTTCTACCAGGAGCATGGCTTAAGCACTTCCTGAAAAAGGGCCTGTCTTACTTAAAAGGACCTTAAGACTTACTAAGGAAACTAGCACACTTAGAATGGACACGGACAAACAACTGCTATTCTTTATGATTCTCTTGATAAGACGTGATACGGATGACTCTCTATATCCTTACATCTCTCCAatcaaaatttgctttaatgACTTTGCCACGTAACTCAAACACTTTAGGTTTTCCTAAGAACAAGGTATACAGAAAATGGGAAACTCATGGCTGTAACTGTTGACCTGGCTAATGTCTTGTCTAAGGATAAATTCCGATTACAGAAGAGCTACTTTAGTATTATGAAAACTGTAAAGAGCATAAGCTACCAACACCTGCAACTTGCACCATCCTGCCTGTTAGACAGTGACaactgggaaaatgaaaagtgaattttctCTAGCAAGCTCAAGTAGTAGTGTTATAAGCTATAGTCTTAAGTAAAGTGTTTCAGCCACACCACCCAAGCTGCAGAAGGTGAAGGCGGGGATTGGGAAAAATGAAGAACCATCCACTGTGGAAGATGACTGGGTTTGGGACTGTTTAAAGAACCTGGAAGTCCATTAGTCTGCGGGACCTGATGACACACGTCCATCCATGGGTTCTGAGGGATCAGGCTGAGTAAATGACTACACCACTATCCATCATATTTGAGATGTCATGGCAGTTCAGTGTAATTCCctctggaaaaggggaaaccATAACCCCCAGTTTTATAAAGGGAAATATAACACAGGGAACTACAGGCCAGTCTCACCTCAGAGCCTGGCAAAGTCATGTAACAGATTCTCTTGGCAACTATGTTAAAGCACATGGAGAATAAGGAGGTGATTGGTGTTAAGACAACATAGCTTCACTAAAGGTAAATTGAGCCCAACAAATTCGGTGACCTTCTACAGTGTGGCTAAGCAGTGGTGGACGAGGGAAGAGCCACATATGTCACCCACCCGACTTGTGCAAAGCACTGGATGCTGTGTTGCATGATATCCCTATCTCTAAACTGGAGAGACACAGATTTGACATATGGACCACTTGGTGGATAAGGAACTGGCCAGATGGTTGCACTCAAAGAACTGTGGCCAGTGAGTTCGATGTCCAACTGGAAACAGTGATGAGCGGTGTCTGTCCCTCAGTATTGGGACCAGCGCTGTTCAAAATCTTTGTCAGCAACATGGAGAGTGGAAACAAGTGTACTGTCAGCAAATCTGCTGGCAAcaagctgtgtggtgcagtCAACCTGCTGTAGGGAAAGGGATGCCATCCAAAGAGACCTTAACAAGCTTGAGAAGTGGGTCTCTGGGAGCTGCACGCAGTTCAACAAGGTCAAGTGCAAGGTCCAGCATGTGGGTCAGGTCAGCCTCCAGCATAAGTACAGGCTGGGTGAAGAATGGATCAAAATTAGCTCTGGGGAGAAAGACTTGGGTGTGTTAATGGATTAGAAGCTCAACATGACTCAGTAACgtgcacctgcagcccaggaagccaactgcatcctgggctgcatcaaaagaaaaGTGACCAGCAACTCAAGAGAGGGGATTCTTGCCCTCTATTCTGCTCTtgtgagagcccacctggagTACTATGCCCAGGTCTGGGGCCCCCAACACAAGAACAATGTTGACAATGTTagaatgagtccagaggagagccacTAAGTTGACAACagtgctggagcacctctcctatgaaaacaggctgagagagttcgggctgttcagcctggagaagagaagacttcGGTGAAAACTGAGAGTAGCCTTGCAGTACCCAAAGGGGGCTTGCAAGAAGGATGAAGAGGGGCTGTTCTCGTGGCATGTAAAAAGTGCacatagtgacaggacaagggtgAATGGCCCTAACCTGAAGGAGGGTAGATTTatttattaggaagaaattctttactataaGGGCAGTAAGGCATTAgaacaggttgcctagagagGTCGTGGACTGCCCTTCTcaggaaatgttcaaggccaggctgaatggggctctgagtaacctggcCTACTGGAAAGTTCtctgcccatggtaggggggTCAGaatgaggtgatctttaaggccccttccaatcCAACTCATTCCCCCTGCAAATCTCTTTCCCTCCAATTGCAACAGGCCCACAGGAGTCTGGTCAAATTATACTACAGTTACACACTGTTATTTGGTCACCATGAGTAGATACCAGCACTGGCTCACTGTCTTAAGAACTAAATGAATACAGCAATCAATGAATTATTAGTTCTAACAAATTCGAGAGAAGGTTCTGACTAGGCTGCTTTTGAGACTGTAAAGAAGTTAACCAAGCGATTCTATACTTGGAGCAGGGCGTTAAAAAGAGCAGGTATGGAATGTGCCATTAAGCCAGACGGTACTGTTGGCCCATATAACAAATTACACATCTGGATGTTTAAAGACCACTCAGAAAACTGCCCACTGTCCTCATAGTACTCACATTCTACAGGCCAGGCAGAACCAAAATGGATCTACAAGCCCAACTGTATTACTCGTATCTTGAAATGTTTACAGTAGTGTCACCTGCACAATGAGCGACATGTCACAAACATAGCAAAACCATTAAAGATGTACTTGCACCTAAAACAACCAAGTGGCATCACTGCATTTCTGTCTGTTACCACTATAACTCATTTATCTGACTGTTAACAGAGACAAAGCACCTGAGATTTGCTCAGAATGCCAAAGATCTGGCATATACACTTTGCCAAGAAACCATCTATATTAAAGTAAATGTTCACAGAGAAGTCTGTATCACAGCCTCACAGAATATCCAAGGCCAAAAAGGACCCCTGGAAATCATGTAGCCCAATCCCACTGCCCAAAGCACAGTCAACTAGAACAGGCCACTCAGGACAATGTCCAGTTGGGCTCCAAGTAATTTGGAAAagggagactccacaatctctttgggcaacctgttaCAGTCCTTGCCCACCTTCATAGTAAAAAAGTTTCTCTGTATGTCTAAATGGAATTTCCTGCATTTCAATTTGTGCCCACTATCCACTGTCCATTCACTGGATATTGCTGCAAACAGTCTGGTTGCACCTTCTTTACATTCTTCTAACAGGTATTTATGAAATTTACAAGATCCGTAACTATGCACAATTCTCCCCTCTTTGTTTTCAAACTATTAGAAATACTTCAACACGAAAATTTCTGGTGGCAAGAATAGCAGTTCAGTGAACAATATAAGATGGTAAAACTTGTACCAAACCCAGTACAGAAAACCTCACTTATACCCTATTCTTGTCCAGTCATTTCTGCTCCTGAACTGTTCATCCCTTGTACAAGCACAAGTATCTGTGCAGCTACATGGTGAAACAACTCATTCAGCTTAAACTCCCTGCCACCCCAAATACCACTTCACTTTTATCACAATGGAATTGTTTCTCCAACCCATTTCACTCTCAGTCTTAACTAGACTGGGATGTCCAGTCTGGATATCCATATCCACCTGGCCCCCATCTAAAAAACTGTTCTTTCAAGCAGTAAGATTTCATACGTAAGAATATGTACTATCCAAAAATAATTAACTCTGCCAATTAAATGATGAAGCTGACAAAAAATTAACTTGGTTCCTTTTAATGTGCCCTGTCAACAAGGAACAAGTCACTGGCAAAAATTATGCAGTTAGACCTCTTGCACAGTAATGAGGCATGATGGAAAAACCCCTAGGTCACTGTAGCAGTCCCCCTAACATACTGCTTTCCCAGAAATGTTGCAGAATGTCTATAGATTGGCTGATTTCCATTTTGTAAGTAAGATTGAAAGTAAATTGTAAAAAGCCAAGCCATACACTCTTTGGGACAAGACTGTCAATATGCTGAGGAAGGAATGTTTTAGCTACAGCACAGAGTTAGAAACACATTTAACACTGTTAGCCCTAAAAAGAAACATTCCTAAAATTTCTTTGCTAAGTCACTGTGAGCAGCAAGGATGATTTCAGTGCTGACTATGAATCATTATCATTTATCCTCCTGCCATTCTCTTCAAATCAGCCTTCTGCAACATATCCATCATCCATGAATGTGGCCTCTTATGGGCTCTGGACTACTCTTAAGAGCACTGGACTACAACTTTCTTCACTATTGCACCTTCTATTCTTCACTAAATGCTTCTTGCCTTTTCTGCACCAATATTGTCTGCTCTGCTGATTTGGAAACAAGATTCACTACTCTCTCTTACTCTGCTTCTTCACTGACAACAGATATGAGACACTCAATGAGTCAAGGAGCTAAATCCCATAATAGTAGGTTAAAATGCTGCACCTCTAGAATTTTGCATCCTCTCATTGCTGtcaaggtaaaaataaaaatttctttacacCCCCACATCATTCAGGCTAAATGTCAAGCATTTACATGAATGAACATCAACTGCAAAAACAGTATGAAATCACATCAATTACCTGGTAAGTTCTTTTGGCAAATTAACTTTATCAAAACGCCCTCATTTTTTCCAatacacagatttattttttttttacctgcgAAGTTGACATGCGAGAGGTATCTTGTCGGCCTGTTAAATCAGATGAGGAGATATTGACTGGGGCACCACGATGCAATCTCATACTCACTTTCCTTTCTCGTTCCATACCGGATACTGGCCGAGGAGAGGTGTTGGCTGTGAGAAAAGCAGTATTAGATTCTCATAATGAGAAATGCCATGTTAACACGATCACTGGAAAAATTACACTCTTGCTGTTTGCACATAAAAATTCCACATAACCAAATGAGGAATCAAGGCTGTTGTTTGACATTTCATAGAAATACAAGTATCAACTGCCAAATGAGCGTATGCAAATACCTTCAATCTACTAAAAATCAAGGgagaaaaagccaaaccaaaaggCCAAACTCTGCCCAGACACCAACTGCCAATTAGAGTAGTCTACAAGAAGCACTTAGCCAGCTACTTGCTTACTCACCAGCGTGTGAAGTTGGGGTAAGGGGAGTAGGAGGAGCTACATCTTGCGTTCCTCTTAGCCTGCCAGAAGCAGTGGAGGGTAATCCACGTACAGCTGGATTTCGTGTATGTCTTAATCTTTCCTCTCGTTCCCGCCTTTCACGTTCAGcatcttcagctgctctgcttgcaCCCTACAGGTCAAGACTAGTCAATGACTTTGGGGATTATTGAGCTTACAACTCTATGCTTATAAAAGTACTGAAAAGGAAGAACTGGGCAATGTGGGAACTGAAGTTTGAGAAGGCACCAACTGCTTTGGTAAAATTTCTTGAGAACTGCCATAAGTTTTGTTCATACAGCTGCTCGGATAGTCTTCAAAATGTTAATGTACACACATACTGTTATGGCAGCTGGAGGCCTCCTCAAATGTTGCAAATGACCTATGTTAAAGATCAAGGTGGGAGAAAGTAGTAATTCCACAACCTAGCTTGGTGACTGCCCTAGAGGATCTAAGAAGCCTTCCACATTAAAAGCCTTGTAACTGTAATTTAGTTGCCATCCAAGCCTTATAGCATGGATCCCGCAtctcctgcctttctcctcATTTCCTGATCTTTCTGCCTACACAGTTGCTAAGAGGAAGTAAGGAAGACAATCTTACAGTATCAGTTAAGACACTCAAAACTGACAACGCAGTAACAGAACCCAACCAAACCATTAAAAATTCAACGTTTTAGAAAGCTATGTGAGCTACTCACAAATTTCAGCATGTTCCAGTCAAATACATAGTCATAGGAGAATCCTTGCCGATGAAAAAGGTTTCTGAATAGTTGCCTTAGATAGGAATAGTCGGGCTTGTCATCAAAACGCAAAGAACGGCAGAAATTCAAGTATGTGGCAAATTCAGCTGTAATTAAAGAAGCCTGTTTTTTATCTTCAGCTTCACATTGGCTTTTTGCAATTCTAAGTCAAAAACAcccaaatcaccccaaaccTGAAAAGCAGGGAATCTTCTTAAcataagaaaaagaataatgatCTAATAATAGAAAGCCACTAAAGGAAACACTATCATGTCAaccctgaaaaataaattatttttctatcacAGAGCAGGCAAAGATCTCATTTGTTGACAGCACAGAGGACCCAACAGCACAGTTCTTTAACCAACAGCTGATGGGGGAGAAAAGGTTTAACACTTTGCTAGGAACATACTGTACACAATTTATTGTGGGACATGGAACAGCATTTCTTTGTTAAGGCACATAGAGATTCATGTCTGCTGTgtcacaaaacacacaaaaacttTATCTCCCAGGTAAGTCACGCCACATTTTAATTTACAATAGTGTGAACAGTTGTTTTTAAATGGCAAGCAAAATattacaaagcaaaaaaaaaacaacaaaaaaaacccaacaaaccaacaaacaaaaaaaccccaaaaaacccccacaacaacaacaacaacaaaaacctgcAGTGAATTCAGTGCAccagagaagagaaaatcagCAGTATCAAAATACTAGCTTTTGACTTTAGGTCTTCCCAAATGAAAGAagataataatttatatttaaaaagaaattctaacAAATGGCACAAGAGAAGCTGATTAGATTCTCTGCCTctaaaacccagaaaaaaacaagtaattAATGAATGTAAAGGAACATGTATGAAGGAACATTTGAAACACATAAAAAATGATGAATTTTCATACAACCCAAGCAAAATTGTAACTAGTTGCTGAAGCCAAGAAGGTGAAGAGACAGAACtctttgtgaaatgaaaatagtCTCTGGTGACAGCTAGCGTTACTAcgttttaaaacaaatttaagtATCATTTTACAATACTCAAAAATGGCTTGTTATTGTTTTGGAGTAAATAACAAACTGAGAAACAGAACTGCTCTGAGGCATGATGCTAGGATATAGCAGGGCTTCTTATGCCTTTTACAAATCCTAATCCATCAGCAGGCAAAACAAGATGAACCTGGAATGATAATTCCCAAGCGAAACAACTGCAGTAGATAGAAGATGCATCTGACTACACAATCCAATTCATACAAGAAATGGTACCCACACAGATCGAGAAAAAGGCAGTTTGTTAAAATGCTATCTGTCTGTTGCCAATTATCCAGCCAACAGGTGCACAAAAAAATAAGTGCAAATCAGGGTACCATGCTACCCTTCCTCTTGAGGGCACTTGAACAGTTGAGACAAGGGATCCCTAGAAATGCTCTATGAACACAAAAGATCTGTCTTCAGCATAGTATTTTTACCCCACATGTGGTAAAATCATGGGGAGGCtaaggaaggggaagaggagaaggagacaGACAGATGGTGAAAAAGAGTAGTAGAATTTAACATAAGGAAAGGAGATGTACCACTAAAACATGAACACATAAGCCTAGTGTCACAGAAGAGTAACTTACAAGGATATCCTTTACACAAAACCTCAATGGGTgtagacattttcttttcactgataCGTTCGTATTTCTGCCTCTTTGTTGCTGCTTTCAGTCCCTGCCAGGGGAGGGAGCCCAGGTTAAAATACATCAGTACATAGCCCAAGGACTCCAAGTCATCTCTGCGAGATTGCTCTACAACAGCATAAAAAAGTGAACTCATTAGGTTTCATTTTCTACTGGCAAAACAAAAGTCTGTGCAACAAGACTGTTATAAAAACCTTTACAAAAACAAGAGACAGCTGAGAGTTACTATGCCCATGATCAACTcgttaagaaaaggaaaagcctaTCATCCTTGCAGTTATTAAAATATGTGCTAACTCCTGAGCATTACAAACTCAGACTGAACAGACACCTAATATAGACTAAATCCCACCTAACAAGATATGCAAGGCCATACACGCTGTACTCTTAGTGTCAAAAATAGGGACTGTTCCTATGCCTCCAAAAAGCAACATCCACTTGCACTAAAATTACATGCATCGACACTCttgaagtttttatttattgcttccCCCAGCTCACCAATTCCAAGATGAGTGTTGATGGATGCATAACGGGCAGTTCCCgttaagtttttattttcacgATATGGAATATGTTGGTGAGTTCGAGCATCTCGATACTTCTTTGCTAGTCCAAAGTCTATTATGTAGACAAGATTGCCTTTCTTCCCCAGGCCCATTAAGAAGTTATCTGGCTTCACATCTCGGTGGATGAAGTTCTTAGAGTGAATATATTCAATTCGACTAATCTAAATacagaaccacaaaaaaaaatcattgtcGAGAGACTAAGCACACATCCTTTTCTGACAAAAACACTAGCAATTGTGTCTAAATAATGAAAGAGGCAACCCCTCTTTTTATTGTAAAATGTAAGGGCATCAAATAGAACATAATTTAGAAGACAATGGACAAATCTTCTTTCCAGCTCTTTGCCCGTGTCTATTTTACAAAACCAGGACAATCTGTTTCCAAAAACCTTCCTGGGGAAATTTCTTAGTCTTCAAGTGGTGCAACACCTGGTTTGCAAACAGTGCATATCCAGTTTTTAAAGAAGAATTGGCAATCACTTTTGATGGGATAGTTTGGATTTACAAAAACAGAGctacttttgaatttttttctctattataCAGCCTATTCAGCGctaaattttagaaataaaatgtatatgATCAAAAAAATTCAATATCCAAATATATTTCACTATCAAGATAACAAAGCCATTTCCTACCATTTGGTCAGCAAGTAATAGGACTGTCTTGAGACTAAATTTCCTTGAACAAAAATTGAAGAGATCTTCAAGACTTGGTCCCAACAACTCCATCACCATAACGTTGTAGTCCCCTTCAGCTCCACACCACTTAATTGTGGGAATACCcactaggaaaaaataaatcatttattTAGTATAACAATTTGATTTATATAATTCATGCACACAAATCTTCAAGGCTCTTAATATTAATTCTGAGTGTCATTACCATGAATGTTTCCATTTAAAGTGAAGCTTAATGTTTTATATTCAGACATTCCAAAATTTAATGTGTGATAACTTCCAGCAGAATCAATACAAAATTATAGCAACAGAGGTCTAAAAatagccttttttcttttccccagaaaCCTTCTAGTCTTCATACCTATCTTGTAACTTTAAAGTATTGAGCATCTTTGCTGGATTTGAACCCTAAGCATTTTACCAATATTAATATTCATGTAGTCTCTAAGATGCAATAAGGCACAAATCAGGagtctgaaaataaaaccctgaTAAACCACTAGATACTGTAACTGAAGAAGGCCTTAGAAATTAACTTAGTTTCAAAGCCTACAAAATCACCATGAAACATCTGTCTCCTTCGTCAAAATTTGCAAtgaatttctgcctttccttcatATTCTTGTCTTTCCTTCAGTTCCATGGTATTTGCTGATTGGTGAATCACTGTTCATGAGATACATTATTCATTCAGCTTTACAGTATGATAATTATCCCAAATTTGTGGAGGAAGTCAGGAGCCttatttcacataaaaatgtagaaaacactcaaatattttgaaataaaccTGCATGTAGGTAGCCTTATTCAGATTTTCAAATGCCTTACTCAGAGTTAATTCTATGCATTTTGGTGTGAAATGCTGTAATTCACTGAATTTAAAGAAAGCACGTTATTCTATGAAGGCTATTTCGGTTACACACAGGTGACAACTGAACGAGGcgggaattaaaaaaataactaaatgcAAATACAATTTCTAGAGGTCTTATTACCCTACTTGGCATACTTGAGATACAGCAAGGAATGTACTCTTTATGCAAAGCATATCCTCATTTAGAAAGAATTCAAGGGACtgtgaaacaaacacaaaactgaaCTACACCGGGTTTATGTCCCAGAACTGCACAGGAATGTTACCCTTCCAGAATTCCAAAATATATGAGTAAGTTACTGTAGCAAAGCAACACACAGTAGCCACGAAGTTGCTGCACTCCAATTCTCCACTACTAATGCCATTTTGTCTTTGAACTCTCCCAgctaggaaatatttttaacacagaaaaaagaatACTAACATGTACAACAAAAATTgacctgatttttaaaagtttagaACTGTGCTGCCATAATAAGCAAGTCAGGTGAAATGGTCCAAAGCAGTGGTTACCATCTTTCACTGATCCATGAGAATGAGTTCTGGGACCAAACTTTGTTTCACATTGGACAAGGTCcttccattttaatatttcaggaaCAATGAGAAACTTTGAAGGATCTTACTGGTTATGATGAAGCGTGATAGCCATGGATTTGGAACTGCTCCTCTAAAACCCTTGCAGAACTGAAATGCTGCTCTTCATCTaccctgctgcctttcccacctTCTCATTTCTCAAAAGAGATCCCAAACATTAAGGGGATATCTGTCAGGTGGCAGTTAGATCAAAGGTGTAAAAGTAGTAAAAtctttgaagaaggaaaatagtTTGCTTGCCTCCACCCTGCATCATTTTGTAGATTTTACTCTCGATGTGGAGCTGAGGATGTTTGGTTTTCACACATTCCAACTTTATTGCAacctcctctccagcagcaatATCAGTTCCTAAAACCAGAAGAATTAAAACACtggtcaaaatatttttaagatgcaTTTCCTTTGCCAAGACTGAAACAAAATGAGCATCAACAAACTACTTCTAAATGGCAAACATCCAGAGATTAAGTGCATTCAGCCATGATTATctaaaaattcttctgaaacTT
This window of the Motacilla alba alba isolate MOTALB_02 chromosome 18, Motacilla_alba_V1.0_pri, whole genome shotgun sequence genome carries:
- the CSNK1D gene encoding casein kinase I isoform X2, which produces MELRVGNRYRLGRKIGSGSFGDIYLGTDIAAGEEVAIKLECVKTKHPQLHIESKIYKMMQGGVGIPTIKWCGAEGDYNVMVMELLGPSLEDLFNFCSRKFSLKTVLLLADQMISRIEYIHSKNFIHRDVKPDNFLMGLGKKGNLVYIIDFGLAKKYRDARTHQHIPYRENKNLTGTARYASINTHLGIEQSRRDDLESLGYVLMYFNLGSLPWQGLKAATKRQKYERISEKKMSTPIEVLCKGYPSEFATYLNFCRSLRFDDKPDYSYLRQLFRNLFHRQGFSYDYVFDWNMLKFGASRAAEDAERERREREERLRHTRNPAVRGLPSTASGRLRGTQDVAPPTPLTPTSHAANTSPRPVSGMERERKVSMRLHRGAPVNISSSDLTGRQDTSRMSTSQNSIPFEHHGK
- the CSNK1D gene encoding casein kinase I isoform X1, whose translation is MELRVGNRYRLGRKIGSGSFGDIYLGTDIAAGEEVAIKLECVKTKHPQLHIESKIYKMMQGGVGIPTIKWCGAEGDYNVMVMELLGPSLEDLFNFCSRKFSLKTVLLLADQMISRIEYIHSKNFIHRDVKPDNFLMGLGKKGNLVYIIDFGLAKKYRDARTHQHIPYRENKNLTGTARYASINTHLGIEQSRRDDLESLGYVLMYFNLGSLPWQGLKAATKRQKYERISEKKMSTPIEVLCKGYPSEFATYLNFCRSLRFDDKPDYSYLRQLFRNLFHRQGFSYDYVFDWNMLKFGASRAAEDAERERREREERLRHTRNPAVRGLPSTASGRLRGTQDVAPPTPLTPTSHAANTSPRPVSGMERERKVSMRLHRGAPVNISSSDLTGRQDTSRMSTSQIPARVTTSVLQSAVHR